A genomic region of Dreissena polymorpha isolate Duluth1 chromosome 4, UMN_Dpol_1.0, whole genome shotgun sequence contains the following coding sequences:
- the LOC127876408 gene encoding NF-kappa-B inhibitor cactus-like isoform X2, translating into MTLTGTDGNVVNQNDHGHNNRCPQRSDMDERVGYHIKRKYRRTSSVALLIPEDVGFLRTDESPTREVPTNTFFKYPSLTSLCDDLDSCELSDLQFSGIQESNSMHISNVRCAQDVACNSEDLFVKDEDGDTALHLAIILEYLLLVSKIIQMAPTYTYLSMRNKLFQTPLHLAVIMNQKHIVRKLVCAGADVTAVDRNGNTPLHIACRDGLYEIARYLLEPVRYSEIQCNPYDIPYQKIPQDFDIANYDGLTCLHLAVMNGHMDILQLLIERDVDLNMIERKAGTTVLHMACISGDVKLVRTLMSVRACNMDARTYSGYTTLDLALCYHQDGVYTILAAAGAKPGAESMDSDSD; encoded by the coding sequence ATGACTTTGACAGGAACAGACGGCAATGTGGTAAACCAAAACGACCACGGTCATAACAACAGGTGTCCACAGAGATCCGACATGGATGAGCGTGTTGGATATCACATAAAAAGAAAGTACAGGCGCACGTCCTCTGTTGCTCTTTTAATTCCCGAAGACGTGGGCTTCCTTAGGACAGACGAATCCCCAACAAGAGAAGTGCCGACTAATACGTTTTTCAAATATCCCTCGTTGACCTCACTGTGCGATGACCTGGACTCGTGCGAGCTGTCAGATCTCCAATTTAGTGGAATACAAGAATCAAACAGTATGCACATAAGCAATGTACGGTGTGCACAGGATGTTGCCTGCAATAGTGAAGACTTATTTGTAAAAGACGAGGACGGCGATACGGCTTTGCATCTTGCAATTATTTTGGAATACCTTTTGTTGGTtagtaaaataattcaaatggCCCCAACGTATACGTATCTCTCAATGCGAAACAAACTATTCCAAACGCCACTTCACTTGGCGGTCATTATGAACCAGAAGCACATCGTACGTAAGCTTGTGTGCGCAGGCGCAGACGTAACGGCAGTCGATAGGAACGGAAATACGCCGCTTCATATAGCTTGTCGTGATGGGTTGTACGAAATAGCTCGTTATTTGTTAGAACCAGTACGATACAGCGAAATCCAATGCAATCCTTACGATATACCTTATCAGAAAATTCCGCAGGATTTTGATATCGCAAACTACGACGGATTGACCTGTCTGCATCTGGCAGTCATGAATGGGCACATGGATATACTGCAACTCCTCATCGAACGCGACGTAGACTTGAACATGATTGAGCGAAAAGCGGGTACAACTGTTCTTCACATGGCTTGTATTAGCGGTGACGTCAAACTGGTGCGGACGTTAATGAGTGTTCGGGCATGCAATATGGACGCTCGGACGTACAGTGGGTACACAACCCTGGACCTGGCCCTTTGCTATCACCAGGACGGGGTATACACGATCCTTGCGGCTGCAGGCGCGAAACCGGGTGCCGAATCGATGGACAGTGACTCGGACTAG